The genomic region CGTGACGACCGGTAAGCCACGGGCCATCGCCTCCGCGATGACTCGAGGAAGCCCCTCCGTTCGTGAGGGCAACACGAAGATATCCGCGTCATCGTAGTATGCCCACAAGTCGGGGCCCTTCGGAATAAACCCATGGAATGTTACCGCGTCGGTGACACCCAACTGGGCTGCTAACTGCTTGAGCTGGGTGGCACTCGGCCCGGACCCGACAATGTGGAGGTGGACCGTATCGCCTCTCATGTTGAGTCTCCGGAAGACACGCAACAGGTCGTCTATTGCCTTCTCCTCGGAGAGCCGGCCCACGTAGAGCAGGTCTGTAGCATGGTCGGAGACGGTTGGTTCATCAACAAGCAACTCCTCGGAGACCAGCGGTGTGATTACGTGGGCGCTGTCGGCGTCGTAGCCGTAGCCCCCGATAGCGTCCGAGAGGTCGCCAATCGTCAGCAACACGACGTCATCGTTGAATGACATCCGTCCGAAGAGCTGGTCGTACGCCTTGATTGGCGTCTCGATCAGCAGGCTACGCAGTAGTGCTCCGTCGGTTCTGGCCGCGACCGTCTTGCGTTTGTCCCCTCTCATAAGCAGGAAATGGGGTTTCCCGTAGACGTAGTAGGAGATAGGCACGGTAATCGCGCCAAGCGTACTCGGTGCGACCGTTCCAATGATGTCAGCCTGACGAACCGGCTCGGACTGGACGATACGCAGGAGGCGTGGCACCACACGATGGATTGACTGGAGGAGGTCAGTCGGACCATGGTAGAACGGAAGATGGATGATGCGCACATTCGCGGGTAGGTCGAGCGTCGTTTGCCCGCTACCCTCCCCGACGGGCATACAGATGTGGAGTTCCCTGAAAACGCTGCTGGCCTTAAAAAGGAAGTCGATGAGGTTCGTGTAGTCCGAACTGTACTGGTCGGTCGCCGGGTCGTACTTGATCTGCTGATTGACGAACAAGACTGCCCGACACTCCGCGAGTGGCTTCATGAACATCACGTGACCACCTCGATATCTCGGTTCATTTCCACAGGGAACGGAACAGAGACAAGATCGGCGAGCACCGGTGAGCGTCGTCGGCACCGGGGTGGAGCGCGGGCCCGCTGGTGCCTCGTTTCCGGTGGGATTCCTGCGAACCCGTTCGTTGTGGGGTAACGAACTGACATTTCGCTCGGTTCACCCGCCCTTCAGCTCGTCCGACGAGACATCCGTTTCGTGGCCGACACTCACCGGGCTGTCGACGGACGGTTCCGTGCGGAACAGCGTCTCGTAGACGTAAGCACGAATGGCATTCGGTACGAAGCGAATCGGCACTCGGAGTGTGACGTTACGAAGCGCTTGCAACGGCGAAATGAAGCCGAACGCCACGAACTCCCGCTGGAGGCGCAGTTCTTCACGCGCATATCCCCAGCCGGAACGGCGCTCGTACATTTCCCCGCCCGTTCGTGCCTTGACCAATACCTCGGGAATGTTGGCGAACCGAGCGCCGTTGACAAGCATCCGAACCCAGAGGCCGTAGTCTTCCATGCGTTCGACGTCGCGATAGTTCCCGGCGTCGAGGGCCGCAGCCCGTCTAAACATCGCTGTACTCTGGGACACTGGCGAGCGGGTCTTCGCTAGGTCACGGATTTCCTCATGATCCCTTGGGAGCGTACGCACACCAAGCTTCTCGCCAGTCTCGGGGTCGAATTCGAGTAGCTGCGCTCCGACTACGTCAACCTCGGGATTGTCCTGCAGGTAGGTTGCCTGCCGCTCTAGCCGTGTGGGGACACAGAGGTCGTCGGCGTCCATCATCGCCACGACGTCGCCCTGGCAGCGTTCCACCCCGACTTTTCGTGCGAGTGCTCGTCCTTGATTCTCTGCCAGCGAAACGTGCCACACGAACGAATACTCAGACTCGAAGTTATCGATGATTGTTTGATTGGCTTCCGGTACTGGCCCATCACGGACGATGACCAGTTCGTCGGGGACCCGTGTCTGGGAGACGATGCTCTCGATAGCTTCCCGCAGTGCATTCGGCTCATCACCGCCGTACGTGGGTAGGACCACCGAAATATTGACCATCGCAGGTTGCCAATCGATTTTCCAAGCAGGTTTATAAAACCGCAGGTTTATTCCCTCTGAATCCGGCGGTGGTTAGCGGCGAGTATCGGCTGCATTCTAGGCAATCCTCAAATGGGTATCAGTACGTCCACCGCACTTATCAACGACGGTAGTGATGTGTCGGGTGATGACTACTCCACAGACGGTGCTTCTTCGCCACCGGGGGTCGCGGTTCGACCGGGAAGTAATCGGCCGCTGGCTTGCCGCGACGACTGATCTTGTCGGCGAGATTGTCATTGAGTCGGACTGGACACGACAGGTGAACACCCTGAAACACGAGTTGAGTCGGTCCGGCATTATTGGCCTCATCGATGCCATCGCGTATCGGCTGTACTATGATGCTGTTCTCAATAACAAGGAAATGCCAAAGATTGACGCACTTATCTCGGACACCCAAGCGGAATATCCAGACTTTTCCGTGCCGGAGTACAGCGTCGCAGACGCGAATAACAAAGAAACGGCGGATATCCTCCGAAATCTGACTCCAGATCTGATGCTCGCCCGGTGCAAGGTGTTACTCTCTAAATCGGTGTACGCGATTCCCAACTACGGAACGTTTGTCATCCATCCAGGAATCTGCCCAGAGTACCGCAACCAGCACGGCTGCTTCTGGGCGCTTGCCAACGGCGACGACGACAAGGTGGGATTCTCCCTCATCCGCATTAACGATGGTATTGATACCGGGGAGATCTTCGCCCAAGATGGGACCACGTTCAACCCTGTGGATGACGAGCACATCTACATCCAGCTGAAGGTAGTTGCGGACAACCTTCCTTCACTCACGCCAGTGATTACCGCGGTTGCTAATGGAGAGGCAGAGGCGATTTCAACGGACGACCGACAGGGAGCACTCTGGGGGATGCCGAAACTGAGCGCGTGGCTGACTTGGAAGCGGCGTGTCCAACGGTTCGGAATCGGTACGTACAATTCAACACATGATTCGTGATCTCCTCAGCTCGCCCACCAGCGGCCTGGCGCTGTTGTATCACGATATCGTCCCACGAAAGGAGACAGACACCTCCGGCTTCGTCACGGATGGCTCGTGGCGATATAAGCTCGCCCCTGAGATGTTCGACCGCCATCTCTCAGTTATTGCTGACTCAGCGTTCGAACCGGCATTAATCACTGACAAGCCTCCAAACCGTCCTGTGTACCTCACGTTTGATGATGGAGGCCAGACGGCAATGGAAGCGGCCCGTCGATTGGAGGCTTACGGGTACCGAGGCCATTTTTTTATCGTGCTTGATCGGGTCGGAGAGGACGGCTTCCTTGACTGGAACCAGATCCATACCCTAGACCAGCGAGGTCACTGTATCGGTAGTCACACAATGACTCACGCCAATCTGCTCAAGACAAATACACAAAGACGTCAGCAAGAACTAACAGAATCAAAGGCTGCTATCGCGGCAGAGCTCGGACAATGTCAGTCGCTCTCCATTCCACTGGGGGCATATAATGAAGAGGTTTTCAAGGCCGTCTATGAAGCGGGCTACGAGTATATATTCACCTCGGAACCTGTTCGGATTCCACAGGACCACCTGAACCAACGATTGGGGCGCTGGAACATCTGGTACGATACGGACCCTGATGAACTTGCGGCAATCCTCAGGGCGTCGCCACCTATCGTTCTTCAAACTGTGGTCCGCTGGTACGGCGTCAAGTTTGTCAAACAGCTGCTCGGTTATAACCGGTTCATTCGAATCCGAGATGTAATCAGTTTCCAATAAATTATATTTTATATAACATCTAAATTAATTTCTATCTGTAAATGGGCACTGTCTATTTCTGGATGGCCTCAGCTGGCATTTTGCCGTCAAGCGCTTGATTCGGTCGTTGACGATTATAGTGGTGCCTGAAGCATCGTAACCACTGTTTCGCGCTGGATTGACTGGTCCTCCAATACGTGTAAAAGCGGTCGATTCGCATGGTCACAGTCAGGAACCACTTTCCATGTGGTTCCAGACTCGATAGTCGAGCCGACCGCTCAATTCCCGGCGATCGAGGGCAGTCAGATAGCCGCTAGCATCGACGAGAAACGCTGTCTCGACGACATTGTGTTTCTCGGTGAGTCGGTGCAGAAACGCCGCCGCAGGGTCGGTCCCATGGTGGCTGAATACGTCAACTTCGAGTAGCAACTTTGATTCGGTGTCGACAGCGGTGTAGAGCCACTTTTTCTCCCCGTCAACCTCGATTTGTTTCTCGTCGACCGCGACCCGCGACGGTTGGGCCATCGGCGGGTCACTCTGAGATTCGGCGAGTGTACGAACCCAATTCCGGACAGCACCGTGAGACCGCTTTACTCCCAGTACTTCTAAGATAGCAACCGTCTCCCTGATCCACAACCCCGCCGTATGGAGACGCACCCCAAACCGCCGGACGGGTGTCGAGGTGCGCTCATTCTCCCAAACGTCTTCACTGTCCCCATCTAACTTCTCGCTGAGGAGGTCTGCGAGTTGCATGAACACTTCTCGCTACGGCCACCTCACTTCTCAAATTCGCTCAACTAGACGGTGCCGCCGCAACGGCGGTCCTGCGTCCGGGTACAATGGCGACCAGCGCAGCCGTTTCCGACTGGTCCCCCCGTAGCCACGCGACCCGTCAGCCACCAACTCTGCAACTAGTCACTCGAACAATTCGTTGGCGAGGACGGTCCTGAACTGCTTGGCCCTGTTCGCTGGTCGGGCGGCCCATTCGCCACCCCTGTACTGCCAGCCGTACCGGCGTGTGCCTCGCTGAATGATCTTCTCAGTCTGGTCGACGGAATTTCAATCTAAATATATTGGTTCTAATATACATTGATAATACGCCCATATTAAATATACTAATATGGTGGTTTCGAGTTCTCCCGCAAGGATTAGCACTTAGTGCTAATTGAAGAAGTTACACGATCGTGGTTAATTCACCCAGGGATCTGAAACAGGTTCCCCTAGAAGTAGACGCCATGCATCGGATTTTTGTCTCCGGGAGAGAGCATACCCGTAATGAACCGAGAATGGGAGAGTGGGATAGTCGATGAGACCGTCAGTCGCATGATTACGATGCTGCTGGCCGGTGTCATCGCCCTCATCTCAATATACAGGTACGTCGTGTTCCGGTTTTCGGGTCGGGAGTTCCTCCACGACGCGCAAGTGTGGGCGCAAATTGGGGACGATGTGCTCGCGGGGATGGCTCTCTACGCCCAGGTCCCCGATAATAAGCCACCGCTCTGGGAGGCCGTGGTCATCGTCGCTGCCGCGACGCCTGTCCCTTTCCTGGTGATGCTCGCTGTGGTCGGAGTGGGAGGCGCTGCCCTAGTATGGAACACACACACAGACTCGTCAAGACGGAACTGCGCCCGGAAGCAACGGTCGTCGCCGTTTTCTCGCTTGCCCTTGGTATTGTGTGGATGACGAACGGTTTCATAAACAACAAGATAGTCGCACTGGCCCTGCTGACCGCGGGGCTCGCTTCTGATCGTCCTTCTCGGAGCGGGCTTCTCTACGGACTGGGATGGCTGATAGCCCAGCATCTACTGCTGGCAGCGCCGGCAGTAGCTTGGTGGGAGTGGCGCCGGCACGGCGACCGCGCCATCGTGGTGATCGGGAGCCTTGCACTGGGAACGGCGATTGTGGGGTACGTTATTGTCGGCCTGATTTGGGGGCTTGACGCGTCAGTTGGGCGGTCAGACAGACCCTGTTCGCGACGCCAGCGTACGCTGTGGCGGAATCGCAATTTCAGACCAGCGGCTCACTGCTGAAGGCTCCAGGGCGGTACCTACAGGTGGCGAACGAGCGGATCAGCGTCTATACGTTCCAACTTGTACTCGCGGCGATCGGCGCGGCATATCTGCTATCGGCCCGCCGGGCGTCCCCCGTAGTCGGCTGGTTGGGTGTAGCCCTGACAACCACTCTGGGAAGTGCACTACTGGTACGGGTTTACCGGCACTACTGGCTGCTAATTCTCCCTGGTCTCGCGATTCTGGCCGGGCTCGGTGCTGATTGGTTACTCCCCGAATACGGGGTGGATGAATAATTACTGGCGATGTCATCTGCTATACACGGCACGATCACGAGAATTGCACGCCGGAGGGCAGTGATTGTTGTCGCGCTGGTCGTCTTCGTATTGGTTGGTATCTACAGTGAGTACTGGCTGGCAATCGTCGCGAATAACTGGCCGCTCGGTTACGATTTCAGTCTCTACTACGATGCTTATTACGATGCAGTCAATGGACAGAACCCGTACGAATCACCGGCGATAGGCTAGAGCTTCATCTACCATCCGTTCGCGTTGATACTGGTTGCGGGAGTCGCCCTGATGCCCTCAACGCCAGCTCTTATTCTCTGGAGCGTTGGCAGTGCCGCGGCGTGGGTCACGACGATTGGACTCTCACTGCGTATCGTCGAACCGGATATGGATTCTAGCCGACTTGCGTTGAGTTGCATCCTGGGCCTCAGCTTTGGCCCGTTCCTCGAGACGATACACATCGAACAGATCAGCACATTTTTTATTTTGCGCTGGTAGTGTTTAGTTAGTGTCATTATGCCATCGAGCGAAGCTCCGCAACCAGTTTTCGGCGGTTTCCGGGTCGACGTGACTGAAGCAGTTTGAAAACACCGAGGTTCGACGCTTCAGCTCTCGAAAAATCCGTTCGATAGCGTTCCGATTTCCGTGGCGACACACCCGAAATCGGAGTCCAGCTCGTTGAAGTGCAGTTTGGAAGTGTTGAGCGCCATCGACGAGAAAGACGGCAGTTTCGATATCGTATTTTTGCCGAAGTTCACGTAGGAAAATTTCTGTGAGGGTGGTCGTAGTCGTCGCAAACAGCCGGACGTGAAGCAGTTCGTTCGATTGCGGATCGGCGGCAGCGTACAGCCAGAATCACTGATCGTTGACGCGAATCACTGTTTCGTCGAGCGCAATCTGATTCGAAGATTTACCCGAGCCTGGCTGTAGATCAGCTTTCTGAACCCAATCGTGGACAGCTTTTCGACTGCGTTGGACACCCAGTGAATCGAGTAATTC from Haloarcula sp. H-GB4 harbors:
- a CDS encoding glycosyltransferase, translated to MKPLAECRAVLFVNQQIKYDPATDQYSSDYTNLIDFLFKASSVFRELHICMPVGEGSGQTTLDLPANVRIIHLPFYHGPTDLLQSIHRVVPRLLRIVQSEPVRQADIIGTVAPSTLGAITVPISYYVYGKPHFLLMRGDKRKTVAARTDGALLRSLLIETPIKAYDQLFGRMSFNDDVVLLTIGDLSDAIGGYGYDADSAHVITPLVSEELLVDEPTVSDHATDLLYVGRLSEEKAIDDLLRVFRRLNMRGDTVHLHIVGSGPSATQLKQLAAQLGVTDAVTFHGFIPKGPDLWAYYDDADIFVLPSRTEGLPRVIAEAMARGLPVVTTAVGGLPELINHGRNGMLVDPRNVDALMDTIETVRGDADLRSRLAKEGQKTAAQLTFEANRQRLLEILSTELCTSGTQS
- a CDS encoding glycosyltransferase — its product is MVLPTYGGDEPNALREAIESIVSQTRVPDELVIVRDGPVPEANQTIIDNFESEYSFVWHVSLAENQGRALARKVGVERCQGDVVAMMDADDLCVPTRLERQATYLQDNPEVDVVGAQLLEFDPETGEKLGVRTLPRDHEEIRDLAKTRSPVSQSTAMFRRAAALDAGNYRDVERMEDYGLWVRMLVNGARFANIPEVLVKARTGGEMYERRSGWGYAREELRLQREFVAFGFISPLQALRNVTLRVPIRFVPNAIRAYVYETLFRTEPSVDSPVSVGHETDVSSDELKGG
- a CDS encoding formyltransferase family protein, translating into MTTPQTVLLRHRGSRFDREVIGRWLAATTDLVGEIVIESDWTRQVNTLKHELSRSGIIGLIDAIAYRLYYDAVLNNKEMPKIDALISDTQAEYPDFSVPEYSVADANNKETADILRNLTPDLMLARCKVLLSKSVYAIPNYGTFVIHPGICPEYRNQHGCFWALANGDDDKVGFSLIRINDGIDTGEIFAQDGTTFNPVDDEHIYIQLKVVADNLPSLTPVITAVANGEAEAISTDDRQGALWGMPKLSAWLTWKRRVQRFGIGTYNSTHDS
- a CDS encoding polysaccharide deacetylase family protein — protein: MIRDLLSSPTSGLALLYHDIVPRKETDTSGFVTDGSWRYKLAPEMFDRHLSVIADSAFEPALITDKPPNRPVYLTFDDGGQTAMEAARRLEAYGYRGHFFIVLDRVGEDGFLDWNQIHTLDQRGHCIGSHTMTHANLLKTNTQRRQQELTESKAAIAAELGQCQSLSIPLGAYNEEVFKAVYEAGYEYIFTSEPVRIPQDHLNQRLGRWNIWYDTDPDELAAILRASPPIVLQTVVRWYGVKFVKQLLGYNRFIRIRDVISFQ
- a CDS encoding glycosyltransferase family 87 protein, with the protein product MYHPFALILVAGVALMPSTPALILWSVGSAAAWVTTIGLSLRIVEPDMDSSRLALSCILGLSFGPFLETIHIEQISTFFILRW